The genome window GAATGGATTTGTGACTTTCACATTGCCGGCAGGGGAGTACCGTTTCCGCGCAGACTTGCATGGTGTGCCATATTGGAGTAATTCTTCGGCAGGGACCGACTGTTCCATCCCCGGTTGCGAAAGCGTCATGGTTATCATCCCCGGTGGTTTTGCAGCCGCCGAAGTGACGATTGACTATGTCTATGATCCGCTCTACCGCCTGACGGCAGCAGACTACTCGAACGGCGATTTCTACCATTATGCCTATGATCCCGTGGGTAACCGTCTCACACAGGACAATATGCTCAATGGTCAATCGTCCGTGGTCAATTACACCTACGACAATGCCAATCGCCTCGCCAGCGCGGGCGGCGTGACCTACACTTTTGACAACAACGGCAACCTGCTCAGTGACGGTGTGAACACATACACCTATGATTCCGCCAATCGGCTGATCTCGGTCCTTGGTTCATCGACCTCCAGTCAGTACGTGTACAACGGGCTGGGTGACCGGCTCTCGCAAAATGGAGTCAATCACACGCTTGACCTGAATTCCGGACTTACCCAGGTGCTCTCCGATGGCACGACCACCTACACCTATGGGCTGGGACGCATCTCCCAACAAGCCGGGGAAACGCCGGAATACTTCCTCGGCGATGCCCTTGGCTCCGTACGCCAGATGACGGATCAGGCGGGAACGATCACCTTCGCGCGCGAATACGATCCATACGGCGTGGTGACCAATACCACCGGCGCATCCCAAACGGAGTTTGGCTTCACGGGCGAACAATATGGGGATTCCACACAGTTGCTCTACCTGCGCGCGAGGTATTACAGTCCCGCCGATGGACGTTTCACCTCCCGCGATACGTGGAGCGGGGATGTGAATAGACCCCTGTCCCTGAACCGGTGGATGTATGTTGGTGGAAATCCTATTAATCTTACAGACCCTTCTGGTCACTTTCCACCATTCTGGTGCCAAGCTATGCCAAACAAAGGTTTATATGAAGCATGCGTCGATTTACACTACGGAATCGAACCAATGAATCCCTTAAAAATGGGCGAGCATGTAACCGGCAGTCAAGGGTGTTATAGTGGACCTACTGAATACCGTGCGGGGGGGTATATTGAAGGAACTAGTGTAACATTGGCGTTTCCAATGTTTTCTAATTGGTTATTTGCTTTTGAAAGTGTCTATGATTTTGCCACAATGCAACAGAGTATGTTTATTAATGAAAACTCCGGTATTACTGGTTTTCCTGGAATAGGGTTGTCCGATTTCGTCTTTGGAATAGTTGGTGCCGAATATGCCGGGCACGCCTATGGCTTCCTAACCAACACCGGCATTCTCCAAGATTATCCTGGGCCAATAATTGCTGGATATTTTGGGGGATCAATCGGGCTTCCGTTTGCTAATGATACTCTTGGAGTTGGTGTAGGAGTTGGCACCACGCTTTTTGCTTCTCCTTATCCCCCATATATTCGAGGTAATAGTGTTTACGTTTCATTTTGGGCCGGGGCAGATTTTATCCCCTACGTGGATGCTGGAATCGGGGTTCTTAGCATGAAGGCAGTAAATAATAGAGTAGACTCATACGTTGTGGGTGGTGACGTACAAACCTCAAGACTCTACTTGGACATCTTGTTTGGTAGGCACAACGGATGGCTAACTCATACTATCCCCTTCTTGCCATTAGGTATGAACCTAAATTTAGACTGGGCAGCCAGAGTAATTGCAGCCAATAAAGCACTTAGATATGCTGAGGCATACGAGGAACTACGCTAATGATTAAGTTATTAAAAGCAATAACACTTTTCTTGCCCGCAATACTAATAATATCTTGTTCTGCTGTTGCAATCGAACAGCCTAATTCTCAATCTAACCACGAACTAGAAAGCAATACAGAGTTTCAAGAAATATGGAGGCGATCAGACATATTTCTTGGTGAGAATAATCGCAGGCCAAATATTGTTAGTGGTTCAGGAACGGTGGCGATACTTGGGATTAGGAATACTGATTATATAGGTGGCAGTATTTTTGGAATTGGCGCTAGCGACGGGGAAGATTTATGGGAATTACCCGGCGTAGGTGGTGAACAGATTGTCACACTGAACAATATTCTATTTAGGGGAACTACAGGAACCGCTCATCTCCAAGCTTACAACTTGGAAACTGGGGAGTTTTTATGGCAAAATCGTTTAGGTCGGGCGCGTAGTGTGCTAGATATTTACCCACTTGCGGATAAAGTATTCGCTTTCACAATAAATAACGAATTATTTGAATTGAACAATAATGGCGAAATAATAAGTAACAGCAAGGAGGATTTTCGATCGTTCATAGTGATGGAGGGCATCACATACATGGAAGATGTTTTATCAATTAAAGCGGTTAACCTCGCTTCAAAAAATGAGCTTTGGAAAATAAATATAAATTCCAGGTATACTCATGCTCCAATTTTTGATAAGGGAGAGATTTTCTTGAGAACTGAAGTAAATCCTGCCGACATCTATTCAATCGACCAATTAACCGGAAATGTGAACTGGAAAAAAAGCTATAATGCCTTAAGTAATCTGTATATAACAAACGACAAGGTGTATTTTTTGAGTTCCGACAGCAATTTAGTAGTGATAAATCGAGAATCGGGCAGTGAAATCATCAAGGTTAAGTTTTTACCGCCTTTTAATTTGAGTAAAAGCAGTAGTGGATATTTCATTACGGGCGATAATGTAAACAATATATTGTTAGTGTGCTTAGGGGATAAGGGGCAAATTATAGGATTAAAAATTAAAGATCCATAGCAATTTTACTTGCCAAACACCATCCATTACAGCGAAAGAGGATATATGGATATAGACGAAAGGACCATCATAAAACGGCAGTATGCTGCATTTTTCATCGCACTTATAATGTTTATTCCATCACTTTTGTTTTTTGGAACCATATTCCACAACGCGAAATATGGCATGATTGTGCCGCTTGTTATAATGATCTACATTGGCGTCAGCTCGGTAATAAATCGCATTTCCATAATTCGTCCAAAAGGACGAATAAATCATTCGACAGGGAAACAGGCTGTAATTTATGGGGTAATTACTCTGGCTGGCTTGATTGCTAATATAATTTTCTTGTTCACCCCCTTCACAGATATACTATTTTCTTGGCTCAACTATTGAAAGAGTGTACTTTAACAAGAGCAGAGATAAGAGCAGGAGAAATGCATTTCAAATTGCCCCTGCATTTATGGATGGCGACATAGCCCGAAAAACATTTCACCGGCTAGCCTCAGTCAACGGGACAACCACATACCTCGATCGGCGTGGGCCTCTTGGCCCCGCCGAGGATTTGTATCTACCAAATCTACATGGCCAGTGGTGAGAGTTTATACACGCGAGCCAATCTGGTCGCGGTTGAAAAATCCTTGTTCTGCAGGGCCTCGCGCATACCGACCCCAATCTGATATGTCAATACCTGCGGCTTGCACAAGGTCGATAACCCTGTTTTTACCAATTGGTCGGAGATCATCTTTGAGTGACATAATATGATAGGTAGCTGCCCAGCGGTTTGCGCCACCGTCCCCTTTAGGGGATACCTGCGCTATGTCTCGGCAAGCTCGACAACCAGGGCGGGGACGGCGAAGCCGTCCAACCAGAAAAAGGACAAGGCGTAGAAAACTGCTTGGGATTTGCGCACACCGTCCCTTCGACTGGCAGTCCCCAGCGTCAGGCCGTTCGCCCCGCGAAGACGGGGTGCTTGCTGTGTTGGGCGGCAAAACTCGGAGTAGTAGATCTTCTTGGAACGCCTACAACTCTGCCATGCTACAATTTCTTGTTGACTTTGATTTTCTTTCATGAGTTTAGCTCCACGAATTTTTCGTCAATTAACCGTACAATGCTGTATTGCCAAGTTGCAGCCAAAAAGCCTAATACACCTCCAATAATAGCAGTTGTTTTGTGTTCTCCAAGAAACGTTAAATCATCTGCTAGAAAAGCAAAAATAATAAAGGCTTCAGACACGACATACATGAAATTAAAACTGGAAAATCGATCTCGAATATGCCGTCCCATGGCAATTTGTTCTGGAAGAGTTAAGAAAAATTTCGAAACATGCTTGGCAAGATCCCCTCGATAATCGCTCCTTGCTTCCTTACGTGGCTGACCCTTGGCGCCCGCCAGGTAAAAAAGGTAATCAACGACTTGCAACACAAAATATCGGTGAAACACGTACCATGCATTGCCTACTGCTAGTGCTATCACTGCCAAGACGATCGTTGAAATGGTGTTGGTTATATCTATGTATTTTAGCCAGTCTGGAATAGAAAGAGAACTGACAGCAAGGATTATGACTCCTGGAAGAATATGTCGAAATACAGTGCTTAGTGATTCTCGGACGGAGCCAGCGAAATCTTTGCCTTCGGTCATTTGTAACTCCTTTCAATGTGTCGCCCAACGAGACTGTCGAAAAACCCTTTGTTTGAAAAACTTTCACAAAAATCTCCCACAACAGGCTCAAAAATCGCCAAAATCTTGTTCGTAATACAAAAAACCAGGCTCTTTTTAGCGTTTTTGTCCCACTTTTCAAAAATAATTTTTGAAAAGTGACTTTTTCGACAGTTTCAACGGTTTGCGCCACCGTCCCCGAGCGCGGCAAGTGGGATCGCGAAGCACGGCGTGAGGGCGGGGACGGCGAAGCCGTCCAGCCAGAAAAATGCTAAGGCGTAGGAAACTGCTTGGGATAACCGCAGAGTCCCCAGCGTCAGGTGTGTGTGTGATCCAGCGGCCCTAAAAAAGAAACATGCCCGACCTTTGGCTGGCAGGGAAATGCCAGCGTTGAAAGGAGTATACCCCTCTGGAAGAAAAACGAACAAGGTGCACGCTTTGTTCGGCGGCTTGTTATTAAGGCTTGCTAAGGCAAAC of Anaerolineales bacterium contains these proteins:
- a CDS encoding PQQ-binding-like beta-propeller repeat protein, with the protein product MIKLLKAITLFLPAILIISCSAVAIEQPNSQSNHELESNTEFQEIWRRSDIFLGENNRRPNIVSGSGTVAILGIRNTDYIGGSIFGIGASDGEDLWELPGVGGEQIVTLNNILFRGTTGTAHLQAYNLETGEFLWQNRLGRARSVLDIYPLADKVFAFTINNELFELNNNGEIISNSKEDFRSFIVMEGITYMEDVLSIKAVNLASKNELWKININSRYTHAPIFDKGEIFLRTEVNPADIYSIDQLTGNVNWKKSYNALSNLYITNDKVYFLSSDSNLVVINRESGSEIIKVKFLPPFNLSKSSSGYFITGDNVNNILLVCLGDKGQIIGLKIKDP